Sequence from the Selenomonadales bacterium genome:
CCGAAGTCCTCCTGCTTGAGAAGGGCTATCTGCCGGCTGCCCGCCTCTCACATGGCGAGCAACGCAAACTAGAACTGGCCATGGTCCTAGCCATGCAGCCAGAGCTGCTTCTCTTGGACGAACCGACAGCCGGGATGGCGCTCGAAGAAGTGCCGGTCATGCTTGAGCTCTTAACCCGCGCCAAAGCGCAAGGGGGCAACACCATTGTGTTAATTGAGCACAAGATGGACCTCGTGACGAAGCTATCGGACCGCGTGTTAGTGTTAGTCAACGGAGCGCTCCTCACCGCGGGGACTCCGGCCGAAGTGGCCAAAAACCCGGACGTCCTTAAAGCCTATCTAGGGGGAGGGATCAGGCGTGAAGCCACTGCTTAAGGTCGATGCAATTTCGTCGTTTATCGGGCCGTTTCACATTTTGCAGGGCGTATCGCTTGAGGTTTACCCCGGCGAAGTGGTAGTAATCCTCGGGCGCAACGGCGCCGGCAAGACTACTACCTTGCGCTCAATCGTCGGGCAAGTCCCACCCTCCAAAGGCGAAATTTCGCTAGACGGAGTCTCACTTGTGAACATGCCGCCGCACCTCGCTATTGGCCAAGGGATAGGCTATGTTCCGGAAGATTATGGCGTGTTCGACCTGCTTACCGTGGAAGAAAACCTCTCCCTCGCCATGCGCAAACGCGATAAGGCAACTCTCGCGCGGCACGAAGAAGTGCTTGAGATTTTCCCCGACCTCCGCATTGCCTTTAAGCGACTGGCGATGACACTTAGCGGCGGGCAAAGGCAAATGCTCTCGATTGCGCGCGCACTCCTTAACGAGAACAAAATTCTGCTAATAGACGAGCCAAGCAAAGGGCTGGCGCCAATCGTTGTGGAGCGCATTGGGAGGGTGTTGCAGAGCCTTAAGCACAAGAGCACCATCGTCCTCGTCGAACAAAACTTCGCCCTTGCCTGTGCGGTAGGCGACCGTTACTACATTCTTAATGACGGACGCAGTGTTCAGCACGGCTCCATCGATGACTTAATTAACGACACAGCCCTGCAGCAAATGCACTTAGGGCTAATGCCGACTTAGAGAAGCCTAAAAGGAGATGAGAACATGCACATTTTCATCATGCTCTTGGTTAATGGGCTAGCTGAGGGGGCATTAATCTTCTTAATGGCCGCGGGGCTTTCCATCATCCTCGGGTTGGTCGGAGTAGTAAACTTTGCCCATGGCACGCTGTTTATCTGGGGAGGATACATGAGCATTTGGGTGTATCGCCTGACAGAGAGCTTCCCTTTAGCGCTACTCGCCGCGTTAGCGACAGGGCTAATAATGGGGGCTGTCTTCGAACGTCTCTTTGTGAAGCCCGTCTACGGCAAAGTCACAAGCCAGATCCTTATTACCCTTGGCCTGATGATCATCTTTACCGACGTGGTGCGTCTCTTGTGGGGGCCGAACCCTATCCCTATGGTTAGGCCGCCCTTGCTTGACGGCACCTGGGTGTTCGGCCAAGTGATTATCGCACGCTATCGCGTCTTTCTTATCGCTGTCGGCCTGCTCGTGGCTGTCGGCATCAACTACCTCATTAACAAAACGCGCATCGGCATGGTGATGCGGGCGGGCATTCAGTCGCCGGAGATGGTGCAGGCATTAGGAATAAACATTAAGCTGTACTTTGCCGCAGTTTTCGCCGGTGGTGCCGGGCTTGCGGCCCTAGGCGGAGCGCTGTATGCGCCGTTAGTCGGGAGCGTTTGGTCTGGCATGGGCATCGACAACCAGATACTTGCCTTTATCGTGGTGATACTAGGCGGCATGGGGTCCTTCTACGGCTCGGCGGTTGGGAGCGT
This genomic interval carries:
- a CDS encoding ABC transporter ATP-binding protein — translated: MKPLLKVDAISSFIGPFHILQGVSLEVYPGEVVVILGRNGAGKTTTLRSIVGQVPPSKGEISLDGVSLVNMPPHLAIGQGIGYVPEDYGVFDLLTVEENLSLAMRKRDKATLARHEEVLEIFPDLRIAFKRLAMTLSGGQRQMLSIARALLNENKILLIDEPSKGLAPIVVERIGRVLQSLKHKSTIVLVEQNFALACAVGDRYYILNDGRSVQHGSIDDLINDTALQQMHLGLMPT
- a CDS encoding branched-chain amino acid ABC transporter permease, with product MHIFIMLLVNGLAEGALIFLMAAGLSIILGLVGVVNFAHGTLFIWGGYMSIWVYRLTESFPLALLAALATGLIMGAVFERLFVKPVYGKVTSQILITLGLMIIFTDVVRLLWGPNPIPMVRPPLLDGTWVFGQVIIARYRVFLIAVGLLVAVGINYLINKTRIGMVMRAGIQSPEMVQALGINIKLYFAAVFAGGAGLAALGGALYAPLVGSVWSGMGIDNQILAFIVVILGGMGSFYGSAVGSVLIGLTSAFTAWFFPPLTVYSTLLIMVVVLSLKPEGLFGLAVRK